The nucleotide sequence TCGGTCTTTCTTGTCTTTCGACGGCGCGATCTCCATGGACTACTTGAAATCTTGATTTCGGGAGATTGCTTCGTCTTTAAGCTTCCCAATCTTACATTAGGCTTTGTGAATTCCTCGCAATGACGATCCCTTTCTTATATTTTTGTTCAATATTTCTTTTTAGTCTTCCAGGTGGCTTCTGAGCATCCATGCGGTTTTACTGTGAAGGGTAAGCCGCTCGGTCAGTAAATCAATGGTTGCTTCATCATCAGCTGCTTTGGCAGGCTCCAAAGCCTCCCGGGCAGTGCGAATGACTTGCTCATTGGCCGTTGCCAGGCGTTTTACCATATCCATGGCTTTGGGCTGATCGGTATCTTCTTCGATTGATGTGATTTCGTTAAACTCTTTGAAGGTACCCGGTGCCCTGAACCCTATGGCACGGATGCGTTCTGCGATTTCATCCACTGCTTCAGCTAATTCAGTGTATTGTTCCTCAAATTGTTCATGCAGCTGGTGAAACAACTCACCGGTCACATTCCAGTGATAGTTGTGCGTTTTCAGATACAGCAAGTAAGAGTCTGCCAATACTTTTGACAACCCTTCTGCGATCTTCTCTCGGTGTTCTTCAGAAATTCCAATGTTAACTTCCATTGTTGATACTCCGTTTAATGTTGCGATATTCATCTCAATTAAACCTTTCTTTGTGAATATTCTATTAATTAAACAAAAGTAAGCGGCTACGGTTCCATCCTCTAAGTAATTATTTAAAAGGATTTATAATGAGCGTGATCGAGAGTATTTATCAATTAGAAAGGAAGTATAAACTCGTTCCCAACCTCCCGGTTGGGAATGCCATAACGGACCTCCCGGTCCGTAGCTAAAAAAATTTGTAAGGAATCTCATTCCCATCGCTCTAACAAAGAAAAAGACCATGGGACGAACTCGCTACAAGTTTTACGAAAAACACTATCCGTACTTTATCACAAGTACAATATTGGAGGAACTTCCAATACTGTCTAAGCCTCAAATTGCTCAAATCGTACTCGACCAATTAGTTTATCTACAGCAAAGAAGAGAAGTAACGCTCTATGCATATATACTTATGGGAAACCACTTCCACGCTATTGTTCAGGGAGAAGAACTGGCAAAGAAATTACGATTGGGGAAATCATACACTGCCCGGCAAATTCTGGATGTACTGAAGCAAAACGGGCATACCCACTGGCTTGAGAAACTCAAATGGAATAAACGCTCTCATAAAATCGGAAGAACATTTCAGGTTTGGCAAGAAGGCCTGCATCCAAAACAACTTACCAATATGAAAATGGTCAATCAGAAAATTGAAT is from Gracilimonas sp. and encodes:
- a CDS encoding Dps family protein, translating into MEVNIGISEEHREKIAEGLSKVLADSYLLYLKTHNYHWNVTGELFHQLHEQFEEQYTELAEAVDEIAERIRAIGFRAPGTFKEFNEITSIEEDTDQPKAMDMVKRLATANEQVIRTAREALEPAKAADDEATIDLLTERLTLHSKTAWMLRSHLED
- a CDS encoding transposase gives rise to the protein MGRTRYKFYEKHYPYFITSTILEELPILSKPQIAQIVLDQLVYLQQRREVTLYAYILMGNHFHAIVQGEELAKKLRLGKSYTARQILDVLKQNGHTHWLEKLKWNKRSHKIGRTFQVWQEGLHPKQLTNMKMVNQKIEYIHVNPVRAGFVKEPAHWRYSSACDYLGVQGLIPVTVFGG